One part of the Niveispirillum cyanobacteriorum genome encodes these proteins:
- a CDS encoding helix-turn-helix domain-containing protein codes for MKTTPEMVPANPLGLLLRAARKRRHLSQMTLALEARVSPRHLNFVETGRSRPSRQLLMALLDVLEASPSERNAALLHAGFTGSHSSAPRGRGGERQALTHLVYGHDPFPALVFDANWTILEMNRAGAWLAALVMPDYIGRARTAGTGLDMIDAVADAQGLLSMAHGPERAAAALLAQFEAESWAQHRLRSRVERCAAALRDRYGTLPDTQGSDPHRIEIAFATSVGMLAFSKVQCILALPQDVTVSSPRAELWVPMDSFTRRTLIETAEASPENN; via the coding sequence ATGAAAACAACCCCTGAAATGGTGCCGGCCAATCCGCTGGGTCTTTTGCTGCGGGCCGCGCGCAAGCGCAGGCATCTGTCACAAATGACCCTGGCGCTGGAGGCGCGTGTCTCCCCCCGGCACCTAAATTTTGTTGAAACCGGCCGGTCACGGCCCAGCCGACAATTGCTGATGGCACTACTGGATGTGCTGGAAGCATCACCATCGGAACGGAATGCAGCGCTGCTGCATGCTGGCTTCACAGGGTCCCATTCATCGGCACCACGGGGGAGGGGCGGGGAACGCCAGGCTCTGACCCATCTGGTCTACGGCCATGATCCGTTTCCGGCACTGGTCTTCGACGCCAACTGGACAATCCTGGAGATGAACCGTGCGGGCGCGTGGCTGGCCGCCCTGGTGATGCCGGATTACATCGGACGTGCCCGGACTGCGGGGACGGGGCTGGATATGATTGATGCGGTGGCAGATGCGCAGGGTCTGCTGTCTATGGCGCATGGGCCGGAGAGGGCCGCAGCCGCCCTGCTGGCGCAGTTCGAGGCGGAAAGCTGGGCCCAGCACCGGCTGCGTTCGCGTGTGGAAAGGTGCGCCGCCGCCCTGCGGGACCGGTACGGAACCCTGCCCGACACACAAGGCAGCGACCCACACCGCATCGAAATCGCGTTCGCCACCAGCGTCGGTATGCTGGCCTTTTCAAAGGTTCAATGCATCCTGGCCTTGCCACAGGATGTGACGGTTTCCTCCCCCCGGGCGGAACTCTGGGTGCCCATGGACAGCTTCACACGCCGCACCCTCATAGAGACCGCAGAGGCCTCACCGGAAAACAATTGA
- a CDS encoding alpha/beta hydrolase family protein: MSDPVSAPQTEQQVTLATADGWTLAGRLFLPDVEPILAIVLHGATGVPRDYYAKFAAWLAAARQAAVLIYDYRDCGQSARGSVRVARSDMGDWAVTDQAAALDWLADRFADLPLEVVGHSLGGMGLPFHERADRVRRLTTVATGPSHWTRHPMHYIGKAAAFWFVLGPVATLLLGYLPGRILGQGEDLPARAFWQWRRWCTTRGFYRRDWGRALPQPDLTRMTGEVRLIAVADDPMIPPPVVRDHAAFFPAATISHLVVKPQEVGVTAIGHLRLFSERCKAAWPLVAGV, encoded by the coding sequence ATGAGCGATCCCGTGAGCGCCCCGCAGACCGAGCAGCAAGTCACCCTTGCCACCGCCGATGGCTGGACCTTGGCGGGCCGCCTGTTCCTGCCGGACGTGGAGCCGATACTGGCCATCGTGCTGCATGGGGCGACGGGTGTGCCGCGCGATTATTATGCGAAGTTCGCGGCTTGGCTGGCGGCTGCGCGGCAGGCGGCGGTGCTAATCTATGATTACCGGGATTGCGGGCAGTCGGCGCGGGGGTCGGTGCGCGTGGCGCGGTCGGACATGGGCGACTGGGCCGTGACCGATCAGGCAGCGGCCCTGGACTGGCTGGCCGACCGTTTCGCGGATCTGCCGCTGGAGGTGGTGGGGCATTCGCTGGGCGGTATGGGCTTGCCGTTCCATGAAAGGGCCGATCGGGTGCGGCGCCTGACGACGGTGGCGACCGGCCCCTCACACTGGACCCGGCATCCGATGCATTATATCGGCAAGGCGGCGGCCTTCTGGTTCGTGCTGGGGCCTGTGGCAACGCTGCTGCTGGGCTATCTGCCGGGCCGCATCCTGGGGCAGGGGGAGGATCTGCCGGCGCGCGCCTTCTGGCAATGGCGGCGCTGGTGCACCACGCGCGGCTTTTACCGCCGTGATTGGGGCCGCGCCCTGCCGCAACCGGACCTGACCCGCATGACGGGGGAGGTGCGGCTGATCGCCGTGGCCGATGATCCCATGATCCCGCCACCGGTGGTGCGCGACCATGCGGCCTTCTTCCCCGCCGCCACCATCAGCCATCTGGTGGTGAAGCCTCAGGAGGTGGGCGTGACGGCCATCGGCCATCTGCGCCTGTTCTCCGAACGGTGCAAGGCGGCGTGGCCGTTGGTGGCGGGGGTGTGA
- a CDS encoding S8 family serine peptidase: MQINGTQADDILTGGDGDDTINGGPGNDTLRGGAGADIFRLRAGEGHDLILDFNPAQDRLDLGISYGSQDVGLSTDSAGNSVVTLYPFTPDQLRFTLAGVTREQWLDLRDVDGRRLLRPTADDYGDTFATAPSIGKGVFGIIDRADDIDVVQLPGLNGTHYRIALSGGITGTAPIAELISFDGAILARTVAQDGDNVLVYRATSSQPMYLKVQGGGTFTGQYRVSVMDVQAPADSVGDSAASARSLTIGQNFSSILERRGDEDWFAVQLTGGTRYSFRMNADENTQPRIPISDPLLRLVDAGGREIAYDDDSGDDGNAHLIFTPQSTGTYYLVAQSTWIMDIGFYQVSADLALADDFAASISGAGALSVNGSVRGIIDQGGDQDWFAIDLLAGRSYVFDLLTRRDGSQRLENPALTLLDGNGGTLVTGTASTGQSHITFTPTTSGRFYLSAAGGDTGATGSYTLSTLGLFPTASGSKAAASTSLPTDPLFAQQWHLGDKGLNVTPVWTDYTGRGVRVGVLDQGVDRTHPDLDDNQRIDLSINADTGLPGGVPVRAQDNHGTAVAGVIAAERNDVGGIGVAYNADLVSIYSRLGGTPATLDGVVARAFTHALGKVDVLNNSWGLGNAFQHSPDSAFMDDFGTTMTASAAALRRLVAEGRDGLGTVVVQSAGNSGEFGDNGNLHNFQNSRFTIAVAATNNQGSIASFSTPGTSVLVAAPGVDILTSDRAGSVGYETGDSTTKSGTSFAAPGISGVVALMLEANPDLGYRDVQMILAASGGNRSSEPAKPGALGWNGTELWHDTQKGFGVVDARTAVRLAETWQGQRTLANEQSLTASVRPDIGLPILTDRFTTSSVTLDANLAIEHVEVEVAINHTWIGDLTIQLISPTGATARLLERPGSGLISTHGSSQQDVRFTFSSAALMGQQAQGDWTLKVTGGQNGNVGEVKSWTLRVFGEDRGNDDLFLINDRLAGEIRLSDRQGGADTLNGAALTRAVQIDLEAGQASLDATSKALFRAGEIERAYGGDAGDSLKASSLDSYLNGGRGADTLTGGTGFDILVGGAGDDRLNGGGGIDIALFKGERSAFTLSRDGDGFLMAGPDGQDYLTGVEIAVFNRGALFLGGAGGSLFNEAGYLAANPDVAAAVRAGLFVSGQSHYDAYGQIEGRSGATGLSLFNEGFYLARYPDIDTAVRNGALESGYAHFLKYGQSEGRAASLYFDTAYYLERNPDVAGAVRAGAIQALDHYLTYGVNEGRQASPYFNAQEYLRLNPDVAVAGVNAVKHFLAYGQAEGRLAGVDWDYFG; encoded by the coding sequence ATGCAAATCAATGGGACACAGGCGGACGACATTCTCACCGGCGGTGACGGCGACGATACGATCAATGGCGGCCCCGGTAATGATACGCTGCGCGGTGGTGCCGGGGCCGATATTTTCCGGCTGCGCGCGGGTGAAGGCCATGACCTGATCCTTGATTTCAATCCCGCCCAGGACCGGCTGGATCTGGGTATCTCCTATGGCAGCCAGGACGTCGGATTATCGACCGACAGCGCCGGCAACAGCGTCGTCACCCTCTACCCCTTCACGCCCGATCAACTGCGTTTCACCCTTGCCGGGGTGACACGGGAGCAGTGGCTGGACCTGCGCGATGTGGACGGAAGGCGGCTGCTGCGTCCGACCGCTGATGATTATGGTGATACTTTCGCCACCGCCCCTTCCATCGGCAAGGGTGTCTTCGGCATCATCGACCGTGCCGATGATATCGATGTAGTGCAGTTGCCGGGCTTGAACGGCACGCATTACCGCATCGCCCTGTCGGGTGGCATTACGGGAACCGCCCCGATCGCCGAACTGATCAGCTTTGACGGTGCCATCCTGGCGCGGACAGTGGCGCAGGATGGCGACAATGTCCTCGTCTACCGCGCGACCAGCAGCCAACCGATGTATCTGAAGGTGCAGGGCGGTGGCACCTTCACGGGCCAGTACCGGGTCAGCGTCATGGATGTGCAAGCCCCCGCTGACAGTGTCGGCGACAGTGCCGCCAGCGCCCGCAGCCTGACCATCGGCCAGAATTTCAGCTCGATCCTGGAACGGCGCGGGGACGAGGACTGGTTTGCCGTACAGTTGACGGGCGGCACCCGCTACAGCTTTCGCATGAACGCGGATGAGAATACGCAGCCCAGAATCCCTATCTCCGATCCGCTGCTGCGGCTGGTCGATGCCGGCGGGAGGGAGATTGCCTATGATGATGACAGCGGCGATGACGGCAATGCCCACTTGATCTTCACACCGCAAAGCACCGGCACCTATTATCTGGTCGCCCAATCGACCTGGATCATGGATATCGGCTTCTATCAGGTCTCCGCGGACCTGGCCCTGGCCGATGATTTTGCGGCCTCGATATCGGGCGCAGGCGCGCTGTCCGTCAACGGATCGGTGCGGGGCATCATCGATCAGGGGGGTGATCAGGACTGGTTCGCCATCGATCTGCTGGCCGGGCGTTCCTATGTCTTCGACCTGCTGACACGCCGGGATGGCAGTCAGCGGCTTGAAAATCCCGCTCTGACCCTGCTGGATGGCAATGGCGGCACGCTGGTGACGGGCACCGCCAGTACCGGCCAGTCCCACATCACCTTTACCCCCACCACCAGCGGTCGCTTCTACCTATCGGCAGCGGGTGGTGATACAGGCGCGACGGGCAGCTACACCCTGTCCACCCTGGGCCTGTTCCCCACCGCGTCCGGCAGCAAGGCCGCGGCCAGCACCAGCCTTCCCACCGACCCGCTGTTCGCGCAGCAATGGCATCTGGGAGACAAGGGCCTGAATGTCACCCCCGTCTGGACGGATTACACGGGCCGGGGTGTCCGGGTGGGTGTGCTGGATCAGGGGGTCGACCGCACCCACCCTGATCTGGACGATAATCAGCGCATCGACCTGTCGATCAATGCCGATACCGGCCTGCCCGGCGGGGTTCCGGTGCGGGCACAGGATAATCACGGCACCGCCGTGGCCGGCGTCATCGCGGCGGAACGCAACGATGTTGGCGGCATCGGCGTGGCCTATAATGCCGACCTTGTCTCTATCTACAGCCGGTTGGGCGGCACACCCGCCACCTTGGACGGGGTTGTGGCCCGTGCCTTCACCCATGCACTGGGCAAGGTGGATGTGCTGAACAACAGCTGGGGCCTGGGCAACGCCTTCCAGCATTCCCCCGACAGCGCCTTCATGGATGATTTCGGCACGACCATGACGGCCAGTGCCGCCGCCCTGCGCCGGCTGGTGGCCGAAGGCCGCGACGGGCTGGGCACCGTGGTGGTGCAGTCCGCCGGTAATAGTGGGGAATTCGGCGATAACGGGAATCTGCATAACTTCCAGAACAGCCGCTTCACCATCGCCGTCGCCGCCACGAACAACCAGGGCAGTATCGCCAGCTTCTCCACACCGGGCACGTCGGTGCTGGTGGCGGCCCCCGGCGTCGATATCCTGACCAGCGACCGGGCCGGCAGCGTCGGGTATGAGACGGGCGACAGCACGACAAAGTCCGGCACCAGCTTCGCGGCTCCCGGCATTTCCGGCGTCGTGGCGCTGATGCTGGAGGCCAATCCGGACCTGGGCTACCGTGATGTGCAGATGATCCTGGCCGCCAGCGGCGGCAATCGATCGTCCGAGCCAGCGAAGCCGGGCGCCCTCGGCTGGAACGGCACGGAACTGTGGCATGACACGCAGAAGGGCTTTGGCGTCGTTGATGCCCGCACCGCAGTGCGTTTAGCGGAAACCTGGCAGGGTCAGCGCACACTGGCCAACGAACAGAGCCTGACCGCCAGCGTTAGGCCCGATATCGGCCTGCCAATCCTGACCGACCGCTTCACCACCTCGTCGGTGACGCTCGACGCCAATCTGGCCATCGAGCATGTCGAAGTGGAAGTGGCCATCAATCATACCTGGATCGGCGATCTGACGATCCAGTTGATCAGCCCCACTGGCGCCACGGCGCGACTGCTGGAACGTCCCGGATCGGGGCTGATCTCAACTCATGGTTCCTCGCAGCAGGATGTGCGCTTCACCTTCTCCAGCGCCGCCTTAATGGGGCAACAGGCGCAGGGGGACTGGACCCTGAAGGTCACAGGCGGCCAGAATGGCAATGTCGGGGAGGTCAAATCCTGGACCCTGCGCGTGTTCGGGGAGGATCGGGGCAATGACGATCTGTTCCTGATCAATGACCGGTTGGCTGGTGAGATCCGTCTGAGTGACCGGCAGGGTGGCGCGGACACGCTGAACGGTGCCGCCCTGACGCGCGCTGTACAGATCGATCTGGAAGCCGGGCAGGCCAGCCTGGATGCCACCAGCAAGGCCCTGTTCCGGGCAGGCGAGATTGAACGCGCCTATGGCGGCGACGCAGGCGACAGCCTGAAGGCCAGCAGCCTGGATAGCTATCTCAATGGCGGGCGCGGTGCCGACACGCTGACCGGCGGGACGGGCTTCGACATTTTGGTCGGCGGCGCGGGTGATGACCGACTGAATGGCGGTGGCGGCATCGATATTGCCCTGTTCAAGGGGGAAAGGTCGGCCTTCACTCTGTCGCGGGATGGCGACGGCTTTCTTATGGCTGGGCCGGACGGGCAGGATTACCTGACCGGTGTGGAAATCGCCGTCTTCAACCGTGGCGCCCTGTTCCTGGGCGGGGCCGGCGGATCGCTGTTCAATGAAGCGGGATATCTGGCTGCCAATCCGGATGTGGCCGCCGCAGTGCGGGCGGGGCTTTTCGTGTCGGGGCAGTCGCATTACGACGCCTATGGCCAGATCGAAGGGCGGTCTGGCGCCACCGGACTTTCCTTGTTCAACGAAGGCTTCTATCTGGCCCGCTATCCCGACATCGACACCGCCGTGCGCAATGGCGCACTGGAAAGCGGCTATGCCCATTTCCTGAAATATGGTCAGTCGGAAGGCCGCGCGGCCTCACTGTACTTCGATACCGCCTATTATCTGGAAAGGAACCCCGATGTTGCCGGGGCCGTGCGGGCTGGCGCCATTCAGGCGCTGGACCATTACCTGACCTATGGCGTGAATGAGGGGCGGCAGGCCAGCCCCTACTTCAACGCGCAGGAATATCTGCGCCTCAATCCTGATGTCGCGGTGGCGGGCGTGAATGCTGTAAAGCATTTCCTGGCCTATGGTCAGGCAGAGGGGCGGCTGGCAGGCGTTGACTGGGATTATTTCGGATAA
- a CDS encoding 4'-phosphopantetheinyl transferase family protein gives MRDGFAMRGDWRHDVIVVTLAVDGLGTRDLAPLSHTLDRAERDRAARFQFDADRNAYIAAHGLTRLFLGAWTGRAAGSLAFNAGPYGKPVLVRGGASFNLSHTRSMVAVAVAAQGEVGVDIEPLVPNRTVELDIADRWFSPQEVAQIAAEEDEDAKRTRFMRIWNLKEAVIKATGRGLSQELTAFTVTPPKADAAPVLTTEEEWLRAGDWRLSQWDVDGHVLAAASLNGPPGTLRHLRVTADGLAALADGAPILV, from the coding sequence ATGCGGGACGGGTTTGCCATGCGTGGCGACTGGCGACATGACGTGATCGTGGTGACCTTGGCCGTTGATGGCCTTGGCACGCGGGATCTGGCGCCGTTGTCGCACACGCTGGACCGGGCCGAACGCGACCGCGCGGCCCGTTTCCAGTTTGATGCCGACCGTAACGCTTACATCGCGGCCCACGGCCTGACCCGCCTGTTCCTGGGTGCCTGGACGGGCCGCGCCGCCGGTTCACTGGCCTTCAATGCCGGCCCCTATGGCAAGCCGGTGCTGGTACGTGGCGGTGCCTCCTTCAACCTCTCACACACCCGCTCCATGGTGGCCGTCGCTGTCGCGGCACAGGGTGAGGTGGGGGTGGATATCGAACCGCTGGTGCCCAACCGCACCGTGGAACTGGATATCGCCGACCGCTGGTTCTCACCCCAGGAAGTGGCGCAGATCGCCGCTGAGGAGGATGAGGATGCCAAGCGCACCCGCTTCATGCGCATCTGGAACCTGAAGGAAGCGGTGATCAAGGCCACCGGCCGCGGCCTGTCACAGGAACTGACCGCCTTCACCGTCACCCCGCCCAAGGCCGACGCCGCCCCCGTTCTGACAACGGAAGAGGAATGGCTGCGCGCCGGCGACTGGCGCCTGTCGCAGTGGGATGTGGACGGCCATGTCCTGGCAGCCGCCAGCCTGAACGGCCCCCCCGGCACCCTGCGTCACCTGCGCGTCACCGCCGACGGTCTGGCCGCCTTGGCTGACGGCGCGCCGATTCTGGTTTAA
- a CDS encoding M1 family metallopeptidase has translation MGYWRGRVAVTALVLSTTMATTDMAAADAIVQTKGDWQDKFRQLEVDLPTPNTYRTASGAPGHQYWQQRADYRIEVKLDAASKRLTGKQSVQYHNNSPDTLRYLWLQLDQNIYKDKSIAELTRTASPAKDGGDQISYGTLARVQALKDIKYGMEIASVTDDGGRKLPFTVVDTMMRIDLPRPLAPGASVGFKVEWAYNIINQDIVGGRSGYEHFRDNNTDLFFIAQWFPRMAAYTDYAGWQHKAFLGRGEFTLEFGDYDVAITVPADHLVSASGELQNPGDVLTATQRDRLAKAAKADKPMFIVTPDEALANEKETDKATKTWRFTAKNVRDFAFASSNKFIWDAMGVTQDNPAGNPVLAMSFYPNEAEPLWSKYSTWAVAHTIKTYSKYSFAYPYPTAQSVNTWDGGGMEYPMITFNGYRPNIDKKTGKRTYTANAKYGLIGVVIHEVGHFYYPMIVNSDERQWSWMDEGLNTFVQNIAHLEWEENFGEHRRNPNLPAEITSYMTSQGQVPIMTQSDSVLQFGPNAYTKPATALTILRETVMGRELFDHAFREYSQRWKFKRPTPSDFFRSMEDASGIDLDWFWRGWFYTTDHVDIDLSGVREYRISTGNPDIEKPLQRDEYRRDNVEPLAQVHNREQGLKTLLEREPDLKDFYNENDKFTPTNKDRNKFADMVEGLDPWEREALARAEKDGDWVYFVDFANKGGLVMPLPLRLTYADGTTEFVMIPAEIWRYNSQTVTKMLIRPKQVVGIELDPRQEIADANVANNAYPRKIASSRLELYKMKNEEKDLMADMLVELKAKKDAEGKAGPGKEVPLAPAGGQQ, from the coding sequence ATGGGGTACTGGCGGGGACGGGTGGCGGTCACGGCGTTGGTGTTATCGACCACGATGGCAACGACCGACATGGCGGCAGCCGATGCCATTGTGCAGACCAAGGGCGACTGGCAGGACAAGTTCCGCCAGTTGGAGGTCGACCTTCCCACCCCCAATACCTATCGCACCGCATCGGGCGCGCCGGGCCACCAATATTGGCAGCAGCGTGCCGATTATCGGATTGAGGTGAAGCTGGATGCCGCCTCCAAGCGCCTGACGGGCAAGCAAAGCGTGCAGTACCACAATAACTCCCCCGATACGCTGCGGTACCTGTGGCTGCAGCTGGACCAGAACATCTACAAGGACAAGTCCATAGCCGAACTGACCCGCACGGCCAGTCCGGCCAAGGATGGCGGCGACCAGATCAGCTATGGCACGCTGGCGCGTGTGCAGGCCCTTAAAGACATCAAGTACGGGATGGAGATCGCCAGCGTTACCGATGATGGGGGGCGCAAGCTGCCCTTCACGGTGGTCGATACCATGATGCGCATCGACCTGCCCCGGCCCTTGGCCCCCGGTGCGTCGGTCGGGTTCAAGGTGGAATGGGCCTACAACATCATCAATCAGGATATTGTCGGCGGGCGCAGCGGGTATGAGCATTTCCGCGACAACAACACGGACCTGTTCTTCATCGCGCAATGGTTCCCGCGCATGGCCGCCTATACCGACTATGCCGGCTGGCAGCACAAGGCCTTCCTGGGCCGGGGCGAATTCACCCTGGAATTCGGCGATTATGATGTCGCCATCACCGTTCCGGCCGACCATCTGGTCAGCGCATCGGGTGAATTGCAGAATCCGGGTGATGTCCTGACGGCCACGCAGCGCGACCGTCTGGCCAAGGCGGCCAAGGCCGACAAGCCGATGTTCATTGTGACGCCGGACGAAGCCCTGGCCAATGAGAAGGAAACGGACAAGGCGACCAAGACCTGGCGCTTCACGGCCAAGAATGTCCGCGATTTCGCCTTTGCCAGTTCCAACAAGTTCATCTGGGACGCGATGGGGGTGACCCAGGACAATCCGGCAGGCAACCCTGTCCTGGCTATGTCCTTCTATCCGAACGAGGCGGAACCGCTCTGGTCGAAATATTCGACCTGGGCCGTGGCGCACACGATCAAGACCTACAGCAAATATTCCTTTGCCTATCCGTACCCCACGGCCCAGTCGGTCAATACCTGGGATGGCGGCGGTATGGAGTATCCGATGATCACCTTCAACGGATACCGCCCCAATATCGACAAGAAGACGGGCAAGCGCACCTATACCGCCAATGCCAAATATGGCCTGATCGGCGTCGTCATTCATGAGGTCGGGCATTTCTATTACCCGATGATCGTGAATTCGGACGAACGGCAATGGAGCTGGATGGATGAGGGTCTGAACACCTTTGTCCAGAATATCGCGCATCTGGAATGGGAGGAGAATTTCGGCGAGCATCGCCGCAACCCCAACTTGCCCGCCGAGATCACTAGCTACATGACCAGCCAGGGTCAGGTGCCGATCATGACACAGTCGGATTCGGTGCTGCAATTCGGTCCCAACGCCTATACCAAGCCGGCGACGGCCCTGACCATCCTGCGTGAGACGGTGATGGGCCGCGAACTGTTCGACCATGCGTTCCGCGAATATTCGCAGCGCTGGAAGTTCAAGCGCCCGACCCCGTCCGACTTCTTCCGCAGCATGGAGGATGCGTCCGGCATCGACCTGGACTGGTTCTGGCGCGGCTGGTTCTATACGACCGACCATGTCGATATCGACTTGTCGGGCGTACGCGAATACCGCATCTCCACCGGCAATCCCGATATCGAGAAGCCGTTGCAGCGCGATGAGTACCGCCGCGACAATGTCGAGCCGCTGGCCCAGGTGCATAACCGCGAGCAGGGTCTGAAAACCCTGCTGGAGCGGGAGCCGGACCTGAAGGATTTCTATAACGAGAATGACAAGTTCACGCCCACCAACAAGGACCGCAACAAGTTTGCGGACATGGTGGAGGGTCTGGACCCGTGGGAGCGTGAGGCGCTGGCGCGGGCCGAGAAGGATGGCGACTGGGTCTATTTCGTGGATTTCGCCAATAAGGGCGGTCTGGTCATGCCGCTGCCGCTGCGCCTGACCTATGCCGACGGGACCACGGAGTTCGTGATGATCCCGGCGGAGATCTGGCGCTACAACAGCCAGACCGTGACCAAGATGCTGATCCGTCCCAAACAGGTGGTGGGGATCGAACTGGATCCGCGCCAGGAAATCGCTGACGCCAATGTCGCCAACAACGCCTATCCGCGCAAGATCGCCTCGTCCCGTCTTGAACTGTACAAGATGAAGAACGAGGAGAAGGACCTGATGGCCGACATGCTGGTCGAGCTGAAGGCCAAGAAGGACGCAGAAGGCAAGGCTGGGCCGGGCAAGGAAGTGCCCCTTGCGCCCGCTGGGGGACAGCAGTGA
- a CDS encoding alpha/beta fold hydrolase: MRTGLASTAMIGLMQVGTTAQAADKAPVPAPTSVTAPDGTRLYARCWGDGPATLVFLAGWALPSEAWAYQMLSLSGQGFRCIAYDRRGHGRSDDPGRGYDYDTLAADLGAVLAAFDVRDATIIAHSMSGGEVVRFLSRGTADAAARIGRILFLATTLPCLMAKPDNPTGVPAAMFDGARKQMQADFPNWIDVNADPFVVPATSAGMRTWIKNIMMATTLRAVADLNKAMVEADFRPELSALSKPVLFIHGDRDASAPLPISAGPAAKLVRGARLTVYEGAPHGLFITHIERLNADIATFARS; the protein is encoded by the coding sequence TTGCGGACCGGACTGGCCAGTACCGCCATGATTGGCCTCATGCAGGTGGGAACGACGGCGCAGGCAGCAGACAAGGCGCCGGTCCCCGCCCCAACCAGCGTTACCGCGCCAGACGGCACACGCCTTTATGCGCGTTGCTGGGGCGATGGTCCCGCCACCCTGGTTTTCCTGGCCGGCTGGGCCCTTCCATCGGAGGCCTGGGCCTATCAGATGCTATCGCTGAGCGGTCAGGGATTCCGCTGCATCGCCTATGACCGGCGTGGCCATGGGCGGTCTGATGATCCGGGCCGGGGTTACGACTATGACACGCTGGCGGCGGACTTGGGGGCTGTGCTCGCCGCATTTGATGTACGCGACGCCACAATCATCGCCCATTCAATGAGTGGGGGGGAGGTGGTGCGCTTTCTGTCGCGCGGCACCGCGGACGCAGCAGCCCGGATCGGGCGTATCCTGTTCCTGGCCACGACCCTGCCCTGCCTGATGGCCAAGCCCGATAATCCAACGGGCGTGCCGGCCGCCATGTTCGACGGTGCGCGCAAGCAGATGCAGGCGGATTTTCCAAACTGGATTGATGTCAATGCCGACCCGTTCGTGGTACCGGCCACCAGTGCGGGCATGCGGACCTGGATCAAGAACATCATGATGGCCACGACGCTGCGCGCGGTTGCCGATTTGAACAAGGCGATGGTGGAGGCGGATTTCCGCCCCGAACTGTCCGCGCTGTCAAAACCTGTGCTGTTTATCCATGGCGACCGCGATGCCTCCGCCCCCTTGCCGATCAGCGCCGGCCCTGCCGCCAAACTGGTGCGGGGCGCACGCCTGACCGTCTATGAAGGAGCGCCGCACGGACTTTTCATCACCCATATCGAACGGTTGAACGCCGATATTGCCACCTTTGCGAGATCTTAG
- a CDS encoding DUF6702 family protein, whose amino-acid sequence MTSVKRGRRRFLALAGASLLLGVVPLARAHRAKAALTLVRFNRAKGLMEVEHTLHAHDAEMALNQIAKLPTPDLSQLEDRARLSLYVEARFALTPPGGPALVLKLLGAELDGEEVRVYQEMAMTAPPDKLSVRNMILRDVFPVQINQVNFDLYGDPARIRTLTFLGGDGEKDLKLAG is encoded by the coding sequence GTGACGAGTGTAAAGAGGGGCCGGCGCCGGTTTCTGGCGCTGGCCGGGGCAAGCCTGCTGCTGGGCGTGGTGCCGCTGGCCCGTGCCCACCGCGCCAAGGCGGCGCTGACGCTGGTCCGATTCAATCGGGCTAAAGGGTTGATGGAGGTGGAGCATACGCTGCACGCCCATGATGCCGAAATGGCCCTGAACCAGATCGCCAAGTTGCCCACACCCGATCTGTCGCAACTGGAGGATCGGGCTAGGCTGTCGCTTTATGTGGAGGCGCGGTTCGCCCTGACACCACCGGGTGGGCCTGCGCTGGTGCTTAAACTGCTGGGAGCGGAACTGGATGGGGAAGAGGTTCGCGTCTACCAGGAAATGGCCATGACGGCGCCGCCGGACAAACTGTCTGTACGCAACATGATCCTGCGCGACGTTTTCCCCGTGCAGATCAACCAGGTCAATTTCGACCTTTATGGCGACCCCGCCCGCATCCGCACCCTGACCTTCCTGGGCGGAGATGGGGAGAAGGACCTCAAGCTGGCCGGTTGA